Proteins from a single region of Nocardioides anomalus:
- the dapD gene encoding 2,3,4,5-tetrahydropyridine-2,6-dicarboxylate N-succinyltransferase — translation MSDGAWGHALVTLDEGGAVLDAWFPRPAMGGHDGSDAPASLTALAGSDDVRRVTREVRLVEIADLQEAPASTEDVWLRLHLLSHRLVRPRTVSLDGQFGLLANVVWTSAGPCAVAGFEETRARLMADGQRVTVFGVDKFPRMVDYVLPSGVRIGDADRVRLGAHLAEGTTVMHEGFVNFNAGTLGTSMVEGRISAGVVVDADSDVGGGASIMGTLSGGGTEVVSVGRRCLIGANAGLGISLGDDCVVEAGCYVTAGTKVTITDIEGKPKVVKARDLSGADNVLFRRNSVTGAIEAVPWRSDGVALNAVLHAN, via the coding sequence GTGAGCGACGGAGCCTGGGGACACGCGCTGGTCACGCTGGACGAGGGCGGCGCGGTGCTCGACGCCTGGTTCCCGCGGCCCGCCATGGGCGGCCACGACGGCAGCGACGCACCCGCGAGCCTGACCGCCCTGGCCGGGTCGGACGACGTGCGCCGGGTCACGCGCGAGGTGCGCCTGGTCGAGATCGCCGACCTGCAGGAGGCGCCCGCGTCCACCGAGGACGTCTGGCTGCGGCTGCACCTGCTCAGCCACCGGCTGGTCCGGCCGCGGACCGTCTCCCTCGACGGGCAGTTCGGGCTGCTGGCCAACGTCGTGTGGACCAGCGCCGGGCCGTGCGCGGTCGCGGGCTTCGAGGAGACCCGGGCCCGGCTGATGGCCGACGGGCAGCGGGTCACGGTGTTCGGCGTGGACAAGTTCCCGCGCATGGTCGACTACGTCCTGCCCAGTGGCGTGCGCATCGGCGACGCCGACCGGGTCCGCCTCGGCGCGCACCTGGCCGAGGGCACGACCGTGATGCACGAGGGGTTCGTGAACTTCAACGCCGGCACCCTCGGCACCTCGATGGTCGAGGGCCGGATCTCCGCCGGCGTGGTGGTCGACGCCGACTCCGACGTGGGCGGCGGCGCCTCGATCATGGGCACGCTCTCCGGCGGTGGCACCGAGGTCGTCTCGGTCGGCCGGCGCTGCCTGATCGGCGCGAACGCCGGTCTCGGCATCTCGCTGGGCGACGACTGCGTCGTCGAGGCGGGCTGCTACGTCACCGCCGGGACCAAGGTGACGATCACCGACATCGAGGGCAAGCCGAAGGTCGTCAAGGCCCGCGACCTGTCCGGCGCCGACAACGTGCTGTTCCGCCGCAACTCCGTCACCGGAGCGATCGAGGCCGTGCCGTGGCGCAGCGACGGCGTCGCGCTGAACGCCGTGCTCCACGCCAACTAG
- a CDS encoding DUF5999 family protein, translated as MCTHTPACPDSRATDCCTAHVVADRSGQGWCRLCNGIILFDDGHYLTPEGHDQLIA; from the coding sequence ATGTGCACCCACACTCCGGCGTGCCCGGACAGCCGAGCCACCGACTGCTGCACCGCCCACGTCGTCGCCGACCGCAGCGGCCAGGGCTGGTGCCGCCTCTGCAACGGCATCATCCTGTTCGACGACGGCCACTACCTGACACCTGAGGGACACGACCAGCTGATCGCTTAG
- a CDS encoding GGDEF domain-containing protein, with product MTQPVAPGDALARGLGAPYHRLLDWMRPRDVTVAARTVSVLIAVGVAVTVLTLPLQPGTNRPTDPAVLALAALALFTAALMAVASWFFDQASRLAWALCPVTAIAVIVFVDLATHDASVSAQIFFVFPAVYGAALLRRPGAIVMTALCLLGEVVVVFSQLGAREAVLDTAYMASALVTMSYLLVRSGERQDALVTELARLAAIDPLTGLVTRRAFDEALDGALTRPEGDEGTSLVLLDVDEFKSVNDRYGHPGGDQVLVQLSGLLVEASRRGDVVCRLGGDELAVLLPRCTIDVALRRAEDIAELVRAHGFDLGAGDLVKVSVSAGLAHAPTHGSAPEELYAAADAALYQAKRGGRDRVVAHPLPV from the coding sequence GTGACGCAACCGGTCGCGCCTGGCGACGCGCTGGCCCGTGGCCTCGGCGCGCCGTACCACCGCCTGCTCGACTGGATGCGCCCGCGCGACGTCACCGTCGCCGCGCGCACCGTGTCGGTGCTCATCGCGGTCGGCGTCGCCGTCACCGTGCTGACCCTGCCGCTGCAGCCGGGGACCAACCGCCCCACCGACCCCGCGGTCCTCGCCCTCGCCGCCCTCGCGCTCTTCACCGCCGCGCTGATGGCCGTGGCCTCGTGGTTCTTCGACCAGGCCAGCCGGCTGGCCTGGGCGCTGTGCCCGGTCACCGCCATCGCCGTCATCGTCTTCGTCGACCTGGCGACGCACGACGCCTCGGTCTCGGCCCAGATCTTCTTCGTCTTCCCCGCGGTGTACGGCGCCGCGCTCCTCCGGCGCCCCGGCGCCATCGTGATGACCGCCCTGTGCCTGCTCGGCGAGGTCGTCGTCGTCTTCAGCCAGCTCGGCGCCCGCGAGGCCGTCCTCGACACGGCGTACATGGCCTCCGCGCTGGTGACCATGTCCTACCTGCTCGTGCGCAGCGGCGAGCGCCAGGACGCGCTGGTCACCGAGCTGGCCCGCCTCGCCGCCATCGACCCGCTCACCGGCCTGGTGACGCGCCGGGCGTTCGACGAGGCCCTCGACGGCGCCCTCACCCGACCCGAGGGCGACGAGGGCACCTCGCTGGTGCTCCTCGACGTCGACGAGTTCAAGTCCGTCAACGACCGCTACGGCCACCCCGGCGGCGACCAGGTCCTGGTGCAGCTCTCCGGGCTCCTGGTCGAGGCCTCCCGCCGCGGCGACGTCGTGTGCCGCCTCGGCGGGGACGAGCTCGCCGTCCTGCTCCCGCGCTGCACGATCGACGTCGCCCTGCGCCGCGCCGAGGACATCGCCGAGCTGGTCCGCGCCCACGGCTTCGACCTCGGCGCCGGCGACCTGGTCAAGGTCTCGGTCAGCGCCGGCCTCGCCCACGCGCCGACGCACGGGTCGGCCCCCGAAGAGCTGTACGCCGCCGCCGACGCCGCTCTTTACCAGGCCAAGCGCGGGGGGCGGGACCGCGTCGTGGCACATCCGTTGCCGGTGTAG
- the dapC gene encoding succinyldiaminopimelate transaminase codes for MSSSRGVSARLPDFPWDKLTAHAARARSHPDGIVDLSVGTPVDPTPGVVQEALAAAADWPGYPTTIGLEATRQACLDWLGTHGVTGVGLDGVLPTVGSKELIAQLALHLGVGAGDLVVFPELAYPTYDVGAALAGARALATDSLTAIGPERPALLWLNSPSNPTGRVLPPEHLRKVVEWCRERGTVLVSDECYLECAWDAEPVSVLHPSVSGGSPDGILTVHSLSKRSNLAGYRAAFVAGDPALVGELLAVRKNLGLIVPGPVQVAMAAALADTAHAEEQHARYAARRTHLRGALETAGFRVDHSEASLYLWATRDEDCWATVSWLAERGILAAPGDFYGSAGAQHVRVAFTATDERVASAVHRLT; via the coding sequence CTGAGCAGCTCACGAGGCGTCTCCGCCCGTCTCCCCGACTTCCCCTGGGACAAGCTCACCGCTCACGCCGCCCGTGCGCGGTCGCACCCGGACGGGATCGTCGACCTCTCGGTCGGTACGCCGGTCGACCCGACCCCGGGGGTCGTGCAGGAGGCGCTGGCCGCGGCCGCGGACTGGCCCGGCTACCCGACGACGATCGGGCTCGAGGCCACCCGGCAGGCGTGCCTGGACTGGCTCGGCACCCACGGCGTCACCGGGGTCGGCCTGGACGGCGTGCTGCCGACGGTTGGCTCCAAGGAGCTCATCGCCCAGCTGGCGCTGCACCTCGGCGTCGGCGCGGGAGACCTGGTGGTCTTCCCCGAGCTGGCCTACCCGACGTACGATGTCGGCGCGGCGCTGGCCGGCGCCCGCGCGCTGGCCACCGACTCGCTCACCGCGATCGGACCGGAGCGGCCCGCGCTGCTCTGGCTGAACTCGCCGTCCAACCCGACCGGCCGGGTGCTGCCGCCCGAGCACCTGCGCAAGGTGGTGGAGTGGTGCCGCGAGCGCGGGACGGTGCTGGTCTCCGACGAGTGCTACCTCGAGTGCGCGTGGGACGCGGAGCCGGTCTCGGTGCTGCACCCCTCGGTCAGCGGCGGCTCGCCCGACGGCATCCTCACCGTCCACTCGCTGTCCAAGCGCTCCAACCTGGCCGGCTACCGCGCGGCGTTCGTGGCCGGGGACCCCGCGCTGGTCGGCGAGCTGCTCGCGGTCCGCAAGAACCTCGGGCTCATCGTGCCCGGCCCCGTGCAGGTCGCGATGGCCGCCGCCCTGGCCGACACCGCGCACGCCGAGGAGCAGCACGCGCGGTACGCCGCCCGGCGCACCCACCTGCGCGGCGCCCTCGAGACGGCCGGCTTCCGCGTCGACCACTCCGAGGCCTCGCTCTACCTGTGGGCCACCCGCGACGAGGACTGCTGGGCCACCGTCTCGTGGCTGGCCGAGCGCGGGATCCTCGCCGCGCCCGGCGACTTCTACGGCTCGGCCGGCGCCCAGCACGTGCGCGTGGCCTTCACCGCCACCGACGAGCGGGTCGCCTCGGCCGTGCACCGGCTGACCTGA
- the fdxA gene encoding ferredoxin, translated as MTYVIAQPCVDLKDRACVDECPVDCIYEGKRMLYIHPDECVDCGACEPVCPVEAIFYEDDVPEQWKSFYDANVKFFDDLGSPGGAAKMGEIDHDHELVAALPPQEHDE; from the coding sequence GTGACGTACGTGATCGCTCAGCCCTGCGTGGACCTCAAGGACCGGGCCTGCGTCGACGAGTGCCCGGTGGACTGCATCTACGAGGGCAAGCGGATGCTCTACATCCACCCCGACGAGTGCGTGGACTGCGGTGCCTGCGAGCCCGTGTGCCCGGTCGAGGCGATCTTCTACGAGGACGACGTCCCCGAGCAGTGGAAGTCGTTCTACGACGCCAACGTGAAGTTCTTCGACGACCTCGGCTCGCCCGGTGGCGCCGCGAAGATGGGCGAGATCGACCACGACCACGAGCTCGTCGCCGCGCTGCCGCCGCAGGAGCACGACGAGTAG
- a CDS encoding GNAT family N-acetyltransferase: MSSDAGAHTLGPHVVGQRVVVRRILRGETGPSGGPALTDVLGTCTAWGDGICVVARDSSDGSPTDTVTIALADIVSGKPVPPRPSPRLRVDPVTAQHRGMTLFPGLETSPLGAWTLRRSTTYAARRANSVLAMTDPGLSDAEAYAGVVDFYTAHGARPIAAVLRDTAPEALFLSHGWVSESGDADTVFELASVAGVARALRGVDAGGVELDEDGDLVTARLDTRASGVAAVDGDWVGFRSIAVDAGHRRQGLGLAVMAALVERSAERGAATAYLQVLGDNDPALGLYERLGFVEHHRYRYLASPLS, translated from the coding sequence GTGTCGTCCGACGCGGGTGCCCACACGTTGGGGCCGCACGTCGTCGGCCAGCGGGTCGTCGTCCGCCGGATCCTGCGCGGCGAGACCGGCCCCTCCGGCGGCCCGGCCCTCACCGACGTGCTCGGCACCTGCACCGCGTGGGGCGACGGCATCTGCGTCGTGGCCCGCGACTCCTCCGACGGCTCCCCGACCGACACCGTCACCATCGCCCTCGCCGACATCGTCTCCGGCAAGCCCGTCCCGCCGCGCCCCTCCCCGCGCCTGCGCGTCGACCCGGTCACCGCCCAGCACCGCGGCATGACGCTGTTCCCCGGCCTGGAGACCTCGCCCCTGGGCGCCTGGACGCTGCGCCGCTCCACGACGTACGCCGCGCGCCGGGCCAACTCAGTGCTGGCCATGACCGACCCCGGCCTGTCCGACGCGGAGGCGTACGCCGGGGTGGTCGACTTCTACACCGCCCACGGCGCCCGGCCGATCGCCGCGGTCCTGCGCGACACCGCGCCTGAGGCCCTGTTCCTGAGCCACGGCTGGGTCTCCGAGTCCGGTGACGCCGACACGGTCTTCGAGCTGGCGTCGGTGGCGGGTGTCGCCCGTGCGCTGCGGGGCGTCGACGCCGGCGGTGTCGAGCTCGACGAGGACGGCGACCTGGTCACCGCCCGCCTCGACACCCGGGCCAGCGGCGTCGCGGCCGTGGACGGCGACTGGGTCGGCTTCCGGTCCATCGCGGTGGACGCCGGTCACCGGCGCCAAGGGCTCGGCCTGGCGGTCATGGCGGCGCTGGTCGAGCGGTCCGCCGAGCGCGGCGCGGCCACGGCGTACCTGCAGGTCCTGGGCGACAACGACCCCGCGCTGGGGCTCTACGAGCGGCTGGGGTTCGTCGAGCACCACCGGTACCGGTACCTCGCGTCGCCGCTGTCCTGA
- the aspS gene encoding aspartate--tRNA(Asn) ligase, giving the protein MKVPRTTAHALPTTAPGSRVRLQGWVHRRRELATVSFLVLRDRTGLAQAVFAPGTPLPPEETPVEVVGTATANAQAPGGVEVTSPVVTALGDPADTPAVELWRPRLDTGLPTLLDHAATTWRHPRQRAVWELAAASLHGFRSTLDASGFTEVHTPKLVESATESGANVFEVDYFGRPAYLAQSPQFYKQVLVGVFERVYEVGPVFRAEPHDTVRHLAQYVSLDVELGFVEDHVEVIACLRDTVAGMVEAVHERAGRAVELLGLDVPVVPEVVPTLHFREALALIGAPEDEPDLAPEHERALGAWGREEHGSDFVVVHGYPTAHRAFYSHPDPENPRWSRSFDLLFRGLELVSGAQRLHRYDDYVAALAARGYPLAPYASYVEAFRRGIPPHGGFAIGLERWVARLTGAANIREVTLFPRDLHRLAP; this is encoded by the coding sequence ATGAAGGTCCCACGCACCACCGCCCACGCCCTGCCCACGACCGCACCCGGGAGCCGGGTCCGCCTCCAGGGCTGGGTCCACCGCCGCCGCGAGCTGGCGACGGTCAGCTTCCTGGTCCTGCGCGACCGCACCGGGCTGGCCCAGGCCGTGTTCGCCCCGGGGACACCGCTGCCGCCCGAGGAGACGCCGGTCGAGGTGGTGGGCACGGCGACGGCCAACGCCCAGGCCCCGGGCGGCGTCGAGGTCACGTCGCCGGTGGTGACGGCGCTGGGCGACCCGGCGGACACGCCGGCGGTCGAGCTGTGGCGCCCGCGGCTCGACACCGGGCTGCCGACGCTGCTGGACCACGCGGCGACCACGTGGCGCCACCCGCGGCAGCGTGCCGTGTGGGAGCTCGCGGCGGCGTCGCTGCACGGGTTCCGGTCGACGCTGGACGCGTCCGGGTTCACCGAGGTGCACACCCCCAAGCTGGTGGAGTCCGCGACGGAGTCGGGGGCCAACGTGTTCGAGGTCGACTACTTCGGGCGGCCGGCGTACCTCGCCCAGAGCCCGCAGTTCTACAAGCAGGTGCTGGTCGGCGTCTTCGAGCGGGTCTACGAGGTCGGGCCGGTGTTCCGGGCCGAGCCGCACGACACGGTGCGGCACCTGGCGCAGTACGTCAGCCTGGACGTGGAGCTCGGGTTCGTCGAGGACCACGTCGAGGTCATCGCGTGCCTGCGGGACACGGTGGCCGGGATGGTCGAGGCGGTGCACGAGCGGGCCGGTCGCGCGGTGGAGCTGCTCGGCCTCGACGTGCCGGTGGTGCCGGAGGTGGTACCGACGCTGCACTTCCGCGAGGCGCTGGCGCTGATCGGTGCGCCGGAGGACGAGCCGGACCTGGCGCCGGAGCACGAGCGGGCGCTCGGGGCGTGGGGCCGCGAGGAGCACGGGAGCGACTTCGTGGTGGTGCACGGCTACCCCACGGCGCACCGGGCCTTCTACAGCCACCCCGACCCCGAGAACCCGCGGTGGTCGCGCTCCTTCGACCTGCTGTTCCGCGGCCTGGAGCTGGTGAGCGGGGCGCAGCGGCTGCACCGCTACGACGACTACGTGGCGGCGCTGGCCGCGCGGGGCTACCCGCTGGCGCCGTACGCGTCGTACGTCGAGGCCTTCCGGCGCGGCATCCCACCGCACGGCGGGTTCGCGATCGGGCTGGAGCGGTGGGTGGCGCGGCTGACGGGGGCGGCCAACATCCGCGAGGTCACGCTGTTCCCGCGCGACCTGCACCGACTGGCGCCGTAG
- a CDS encoding beta propeller repeat protein codes for MISGTSSLPRALVAALVTALVVGGLAALVTDRATAAAGVRWVDRPTGSDAQFRGLAPVSSKVAWVSGTEGTVLRTTDGGRHWRDVSPGGDSGDLEFRDIEAWDDQHAVVMSIGEGGDSRIYRTGNGGRTWQRTFQNPSKAAFYDCLSFWDRRHGLAMSDPVKGKFRVLVTNDGGRTWAKRPSDGMPAALDGEFGFAASGTCLVTAGKSDAWIASGGAAARVYHSADRGRTWTVTDTPVVRSDAGGIFSLAVRDQRTLVAVGGDFEKPDKTQRTSAFSEDRGLTWQLGGDLHGYRSGAAFLPRTAETGSPSQGVVAVGPTGTDVSYDGAVTWKRVDRGSLDAVECTADGACWGSGSDGRVAVLRGLG; via the coding sequence ATGATCTCGGGAACCTCGTCACTGCCGCGCGCCCTGGTGGCCGCGCTCGTCACCGCCCTGGTCGTCGGGGGGCTCGCCGCCCTCGTGACCGACCGGGCCACCGCCGCCGCAGGGGTGCGCTGGGTGGACCGGCCCACCGGGTCCGACGCCCAGTTCCGCGGCCTGGCGCCGGTGAGCAGCAAGGTCGCGTGGGTCAGCGGCACGGAGGGCACGGTGCTGCGCACCACCGACGGCGGCCGGCACTGGCGCGACGTCTCGCCGGGCGGCGACAGCGGCGACCTGGAGTTCCGCGACATCGAGGCCTGGGACGACCAGCACGCCGTGGTCATGTCGATCGGCGAGGGCGGCGACTCGCGCATCTACCGCACCGGCAACGGCGGGCGCACCTGGCAGCGCACCTTCCAGAACCCGTCCAAGGCCGCGTTCTACGACTGCCTGAGCTTCTGGGACCGCCGCCACGGGCTGGCCATGAGCGACCCGGTGAAGGGGAAGTTCCGGGTCCTGGTGACCAACGACGGCGGGCGCACGTGGGCCAAGCGGCCGAGCGACGGGATGCCGGCGGCGCTGGACGGTGAGTTCGGCTTCGCGGCCAGCGGCACCTGCCTGGTGACCGCCGGCAAGAGCGACGCCTGGATCGCCTCGGGCGGCGCGGCCGCGCGGGTCTACCACTCCGCCGACCGGGGCCGCACCTGGACGGTCACCGACACCCCGGTGGTGCGCAGCGACGCGGGCGGCATCTTCTCCCTCGCCGTGCGCGACCAGCGCACCCTCGTCGCGGTCGGCGGCGACTTCGAGAAGCCGGACAAGACCCAGCGCACGTCGGCGTTCTCCGAGGACCGCGGGCTCACCTGGCAGCTCGGTGGCGACCTGCACGGCTACCGCTCCGGCGCCGCGTTCCTGCCCCGCACCGCCGAGACCGGCTCGCCGTCCCAGGGCGTCGTCGCGGTCGGCCCGACCGGCACGGACGTGTCGTACGACGGCGCGGTGACCTGGAAGCGCGTCGACCGGGGCAGCCTGGACGCCGTCGAGTGCACCGCCGACGGCGCCTGCTGGGGCTCGGGCTCCGACGGCCGGGTGGCGGTGCTGCGCGGGCTGGGGTGA
- a CDS encoding peptidoglycan binding domain-containing protein, whose translation MRRVRRRGVGHEREGGWAVLAIVLAVAVVVAGGWVAAYAGATGKVPLGTHVAGVDIGGRDRYAASATLASAIRPQLEQPITVQVGTVTTQVTPAEAGISVDSVATVRQVVGKRSWDPRRIWQYYSGGDATTPVVKVDAGRMNALFDRLDEQAGQPARNAGISLAGGAVALTEPRDGAQLDRDQAATALVQAYVQGHTVARLPLRLVAPDIDGAELESAVQTLANPAVSAPVTLTFAGSQVVLQPRQYADLLSIVSQGGALTLDVDSGALAALVDPTAHDVEPVDASISLQDGTPTVVPAEAGQAFDETGVTKAFLGAVTAQGPARTVAVDPAGETEATFTDADAQALGVTTPVASFAVPVPASAGAALTAAAARLDGTLLKPGDTLSLRSRTGEVSGSVSRLATATWNAGFLAGLTDVARTGSPTYAAGLPVGRDAYVDSTADLVMRNDTGRGVLLSARVADGQVVVDAWSTKEWEVGVTVGAPYAPVARTTVTDVTPTCVASPGADGFSVDLARTFTDLADPARSRIDTVTTTYQPEPAVVCQPTLPPAQ comes from the coding sequence GTGAGGCGAGTGCGACGGCGCGGTGTCGGGCACGAGCGCGAGGGCGGCTGGGCCGTCCTGGCCATCGTGCTGGCCGTCGCGGTGGTCGTGGCGGGCGGCTGGGTCGCGGCGTACGCCGGCGCCACCGGCAAGGTCCCGCTCGGCACCCACGTGGCCGGCGTGGACATCGGCGGTCGTGACCGGTACGCCGCCTCGGCCACGCTCGCCTCGGCCATCCGGCCCCAGCTCGAGCAGCCGATCACCGTCCAGGTCGGCACCGTGACCACCCAGGTGACCCCGGCCGAGGCCGGCATCTCGGTGGACTCCGTGGCCACCGTGCGCCAGGTGGTGGGCAAGCGCAGCTGGGACCCGCGGCGGATCTGGCAGTACTACTCCGGCGGCGACGCCACCACGCCCGTGGTCAAGGTCGACGCCGGCCGGATGAACGCCCTCTTCGACCGCCTCGACGAGCAGGCCGGCCAGCCCGCGCGCAACGCCGGCATCTCGCTGGCCGGTGGTGCGGTCGCCCTCACCGAGCCGCGCGACGGCGCGCAGCTCGACCGCGACCAGGCGGCGACCGCGCTGGTCCAGGCCTACGTCCAGGGCCACACCGTGGCGCGGCTGCCGCTGCGCCTGGTCGCCCCGGACATCGACGGCGCCGAGCTCGAGTCCGCGGTGCAGACCCTGGCCAACCCGGCGGTCTCCGCACCGGTGACCCTGACCTTCGCCGGGTCCCAGGTGGTGCTCCAGCCGCGGCAGTACGCCGACCTGCTGAGCATCGTCAGCCAGGGCGGCGCACTGACCCTCGACGTCGACTCCGGCGCCCTGGCCGCGCTCGTCGACCCGACCGCCCACGACGTCGAGCCCGTCGACGCCTCGATCAGCCTCCAGGACGGCACCCCGACCGTCGTGCCCGCGGAGGCGGGCCAGGCCTTCGACGAGACCGGCGTGACGAAGGCCTTCCTCGGCGCGGTGACCGCCCAGGGTCCGGCCCGCACCGTCGCGGTCGACCCGGCGGGCGAGACCGAGGCGACGTTCACCGACGCCGACGCCCAGGCCCTCGGCGTCACCACCCCGGTCGCGAGCTTCGCCGTCCCGGTCCCGGCCTCGGCCGGAGCGGCGCTCACAGCCGCCGCGGCCCGCCTCGACGGCACCCTGCTCAAGCCGGGCGACACCCTCTCCCTGCGCAGCCGCACCGGCGAGGTGAGCGGCTCGGTCAGCCGACTGGCCACCGCCACCTGGAACGCCGGCTTCCTGGCCGGGCTCACCGACGTCGCGCGCACCGGCTCCCCGACGTACGCCGCCGGCCTGCCGGTCGGGCGCGACGCCTACGTCGACAGCACCGCCGACCTGGTGATGCGCAACGACACCGGCCGCGGCGTGCTGCTCTCGGCGCGGGTGGCCGACGGGCAGGTCGTGGTCGACGCCTGGTCGACCAAGGAGTGGGAGGTCGGCGTCACCGTCGGCGCGCCGTACGCCCCCGTCGCGCGGACCACTGTCACCGACGTCACGCCGACGTGCGTGGCCAGCCCTGGCGCGGACGGCTTCAGCGTCGACCTGGCCCGGACCTTCACCGACCTGGCCGACCCCGCCCGCAGCCGCATCGACACGGTCACCACGACCTACCAGCCCGAGCCCGCCGTCGTCTGCCAACCCACGCTGCCGCCCGCGCAGTAG
- the mshB gene encoding N-acetyl-1-D-myo-inositol-2-amino-2-deoxy-alpha-D-glucopyranoside deacetylase, with the protein MTDHAGRPAQRLLLVHAHPDDETIGTGATMARYVAEGRGVTLVTCTAGEMGEVLVPELEHLAADREDRLGEHRKGEIADAMGVLGVTDHRWLGGFGTYRDSGMQWHADGYAIPADTIHDNAFWRADLTEAADHLVRIIREVQPQVLVTYDQFGGYGHPDHIQAHRVAMYAAQLAAVPSYALDLGEPWQIGKIYWSAMSESRMRASLRALRAAGDTTSFEGMDPDGPLPPFVTADENLSAAVDGSAYLDQKMDALRSYPTQVQLEGGFFALSNNEGSQTWAVEFFRIAAGRRGPLGPDGLESDLFAGLED; encoded by the coding sequence GTGACGGACCACGCGGGTCGACCCGCGCAGCGACTCCTGCTCGTGCACGCCCACCCCGACGACGAGACCATCGGCACCGGGGCGACCATGGCGCGCTACGTCGCCGAGGGGCGCGGGGTGACGCTGGTGACGTGCACGGCTGGTGAGATGGGCGAGGTCCTGGTGCCCGAGCTCGAGCACCTCGCCGCCGACCGGGAGGACCGGCTCGGCGAGCACCGCAAGGGCGAGATCGCCGACGCGATGGGGGTGCTGGGGGTCACCGACCACCGGTGGCTGGGGGGCTTCGGGACCTACCGCGACTCCGGGATGCAGTGGCACGCCGACGGCTATGCGATCCCGGCCGACACCATCCACGACAACGCCTTCTGGCGCGCCGACCTGACCGAGGCGGCCGACCACCTGGTGCGGATCATCCGCGAGGTCCAGCCCCAGGTCCTGGTCACCTACGACCAGTTCGGCGGCTACGGCCACCCCGACCACATCCAGGCCCACCGGGTCGCGATGTACGCCGCCCAGCTGGCCGCGGTGCCGTCGTACGCCCTCGACCTGGGCGAGCCGTGGCAGATCGGCAAGATCTACTGGTCGGCCATGTCGGAGAGCCGGATGCGCGCCAGCCTGCGTGCGCTGCGCGCGGCGGGCGACACCACGTCGTTCGAGGGCATGGACCCAGACGGCCCGCTGCCGCCGTTCGTCACCGCCGACGAGAACCTCTCCGCCGCGGTGGACGGCTCGGCCTACCTCGACCAGAAGATGGACGCCCTGCGCTCCTACCCGACCCAGGTGCAGCTCGAGGGCGGCTTCTTCGCGCTGTCCAACAACGAGGGCAGCCAGACCTGGGCCGTCGAGTTCTTCCGCATCGCCGCGGGCCGGCGCGGGCCGCTCGGCCCCGATGGGCTCGAGTCCGACCTGTTCGCCGGCCTGGAGGACTAG
- a CDS encoding (deoxy)nucleoside triphosphate pyrophosphohydrolase, translating to MQLQLVVGAAVVRAGRVLAARRTAPASAAGRWEFPGGKVDPGETLEQALVREIGEELGVTVRLDRWLAGEQPIGAYVLRVALCVLEHGEPTPTEHDRLRWLAAGELDDVDWLDGDRPFLSELSAVLTTLET from the coding sequence ATGCAGCTGCAGCTGGTCGTCGGCGCCGCCGTCGTGCGCGCCGGTCGGGTCCTCGCGGCGCGTCGCACGGCGCCCGCCAGCGCCGCCGGCCGCTGGGAGTTCCCCGGCGGCAAGGTCGACCCCGGCGAGACGCTGGAGCAGGCGCTGGTCCGTGAGATCGGGGAGGAGCTCGGCGTCACGGTCCGCCTCGACCGGTGGCTGGCGGGCGAGCAGCCGATCGGGGCGTACGTGCTCCGGGTGGCGCTCTGTGTCCTCGAGCACGGTGAGCCGACCCCGACCGAGCACGACCGGCTGCGCTGGCTGGCCGCGGGCGAGCTCGACGACGTGGACTGGCTCGACGGCGACCGACCCTTCCTGAGCGAGCTGTCGGCGGTGCTCACTACGCTCGAGACGTGA